One Lacunisphaera limnophila DNA window includes the following coding sequences:
- a CDS encoding PgaD family protein, whose protein sequence is MKSTGRPLILTAETERLPRRVLVRDTILTMLLWAGCGAMWLQLFPEIRDWFAARAREDLHYELPSVVQLLRQGLVFTAGLMVAYFFWSYRTWRGANRDLLRPLPAALDPQEEAAAYGLPPEQAGEIRAQASVTILTARDGRIESWSPGPRSTERS, encoded by the coding sequence ATGAAGAGCACCGGCCGCCCTCTCATCCTCACCGCCGAGACCGAACGCCTGCCGCGCCGGGTGCTCGTCCGCGACACGATCCTCACCATGCTGCTCTGGGCCGGGTGCGGCGCGATGTGGCTGCAGTTGTTTCCCGAGATCCGGGACTGGTTCGCCGCCCGTGCGCGGGAAGACCTGCATTATGAACTGCCCTCGGTCGTGCAACTGCTCCGCCAGGGCCTCGTGTTCACCGCAGGGCTAATGGTGGCCTACTTTTTCTGGAGCTACCGCACGTGGCGGGGGGCAAACCGCGATCTGCTGCGCCCGTTGCCCGCCGCCCTCGATCCCCAGGAAGAGGCCGCCGCCTACGGCCTGCCGCCCGAGCAGGCCGGGGAAATCCGCGCTCAGGCCAGCGTGACCATCCTCACCGCGCGCGATGGCCGCATCGAGTCCTGGTCCCCGGGGCCCCGGTCGACGGAACGCAGCTGA
- a CDS encoding alginate lyase family protein, whose translation MLFFPDFDLAVYEQPRIEHVAAAALAADPRSVTMAVNPRSAGGPHDFSSEGDYWWPDPQNPAAPYVQRDGLSNPDNFVAHRRLMLDMARDAGALAAAWKVTREERYANAAVQHLLAWFVHPDTRMSPHLLYAQAIKGRSTGRSIGVIDTLHLAEVALAVEALRGSAALTPAADAALTGWFRDYLHWMRTHPYGVEESKALNNHGTCWTLQAACFARLVGDEAVLAECRRRLKEEHLPNQMATDGSFPLELRRTKPYGYAIFNLDVMTALAVVLSTPDENLMTWSLPDGRSLAKGVAWLAPYLADKSRWVREVKRHQQTPAGAIRTEDPIAADVMYWDEWPVRQPCLLFGALATGDELWLATWKRLEPDPQVEEVRRNFPIREPVLWVSGQ comes from the coding sequence ATGTTGTTCTTCCCCGACTTCGATCTGGCCGTTTACGAGCAACCGCGCATCGAGCATGTCGCCGCCGCGGCGCTGGCGGCGGACCCGCGCTCGGTCACGATGGCCGTCAACCCGCGCAGCGCCGGCGGGCCGCATGATTTCTCGTCGGAGGGCGATTACTGGTGGCCGGATCCGCAGAATCCCGCTGCGCCCTACGTCCAGCGCGACGGGCTGAGCAACCCGGACAATTTCGTGGCGCACCGCCGGCTCATGCTGGACATGGCGCGCGATGCCGGCGCCCTGGCCGCAGCGTGGAAGGTGACGCGCGAGGAGCGGTATGCCAACGCGGCGGTGCAGCACCTGCTCGCGTGGTTCGTTCACCCCGACACGCGGATGAGTCCGCACCTGCTTTACGCGCAGGCGATCAAGGGCCGCAGCACCGGCCGCAGCATCGGCGTGATCGACACCCTGCACCTGGCCGAGGTCGCGCTGGCGGTGGAGGCGTTGCGGGGCTCGGCGGCCCTGACGCCGGCGGCGGACGCCGCGCTCACGGGCTGGTTTCGCGATTACCTGCACTGGATGCGCACGCACCCCTACGGCGTGGAGGAGAGCAAGGCATTGAACAACCATGGCACCTGTTGGACGCTGCAGGCCGCCTGCTTCGCGCGGCTGGTCGGGGACGAGGCGGTGCTGGCCGAGTGCCGGCGGCGCCTGAAGGAGGAGCACCTGCCGAACCAGATGGCGACCGACGGCAGTTTCCCCCTGGAACTGCGGCGCACGAAGCCCTACGGCTACGCGATCTTCAACCTCGACGTGATGACGGCGCTCGCGGTGGTGCTGTCGACGCCGGACGAAAATCTGATGACCTGGTCGCTGCCCGACGGCCGCAGCCTGGCGAAGGGCGTGGCCTGGCTCGCGCCCTATCTCGCCGACAAGTCACGCTGGGTGCGGGAAGTGAAGCGGCATCAGCAGACGCCCGCCGGGGCGATCCGCACCGAGGATCCGATCGCGGCGGATGTGATGTACTGGGACGAGTGGCCGGTGCGTCAGCCCTGCCTGTTGTTCGGCGCGCTCGCGACGGGCGACGAGTTGTGGCTGGCGACGTGGAAAAGACTCGAGCCCGACCCACAGGTGGAGGAGGTCCGGCGGAATTTTCCGATTCGCGAGCCGGTGTTGTGGGTGAGCGGCCAGTAG